gagattaatttttctatttttcagattaCCTCCATTTCACTCTCATAACTTACCTTATTGTGGTAAGTAGAGAGAAGTACTTTTCATAATGTTGATGAATGCCATTAACACCGTATAAGCGGTCATTTTTGAAGGAAGGTAAAATcttcaaattaaaaatgagATAGCAAATcgtaatgatgatatatattttccgcTAATACAACTCCTATTGTGGCCTCCTTAAAGCTGATATACGAATCAAGGTTTTCCGTATATACCCGGGGACTATACGGGCAACGCTCGGGACTGCAGCGCCATGGAGTTCTTTTCGTCCCTAACGTTTTTCGTTTGTAAAGATCTTAGATTCTCAAGCTGTTATTTTTTCCAGGTGTGATCAAAGAGCACGCTTGTATGTCGGGTACGTATGCGAATTTATTTACAGAGTTACCGCCGTTTACGAGGTGGAAATTGGAAATTTCCGAACGCTTAAACCCAAGTCTAGACATCAGACAGTTGAAATCAGTCAGTTTGTTTTTATTAACCCACGCAACTAACACAGcggaatgtgatttcaataaCAATCTATCCGGGTATAGTTCGACTAGATTTGATATTGGTGATAAAGGGAACGCCCCTCTATCACTGGAATGTACCTAACTGTATCCAGTGGACACATTtcaatcatggactctaaaacaagtatctaatgaaatatgaatgttATGTGAAGTCGTTCTGTGTAGCTGGCGCTGTATTTAATAGTTATTAACTGACACAAATCAAGTAAATATAAATAGATGGTGGAATAAACTTTCTAGCatttgatttcttcatttttgtcTTAGTTTACTTTGTATGCACATTTTCAGATGTAAAAGTGGACCATTTTTTTGGATCATGTTGTTGCAAGAAACAAATGTTTAAAACACGCCCTACCAGAACTTCCATAGAATCAAATTTGAagacattttttatttcaggttTCAATTAGTATATATTTCATGCTGTACAATGTGATAGATTTTATATTACATaatctatatacatataaacatttaaaatatatacactGGTTGAACAGTTTTCACTCTCAAactgtttttttcaaaatacagtTCTTGTGGGAATTTTTCCGTTAATCATATacctatataaatatattcataactGGTTTGGAAcaaattatttacaatttttcgCAATGCCCAAAATATAGTTTGAAATGCGTGGAAACGTAGCCTTCATTATGTAAGCCTATTGAACAAATTGTTCGATTGAACAACCAAGAAATGGAGAATATAGTGAGGTTTTTGTTTAGATCAGTATTGGCCAATGTATTCAATAAtctctatatgtttttcttcgaAGTTCTTTTTGATACACTACTATATCTTTGTGTAAATGTTCTCTGAATTTTTCTACTATtctgtattaattaacacgatAAATAATAGATTaacgaaaaacatattataaACCAAaggcaaaaatatcaaaaacatttgGAACTTGAATTTCTAGTTCGGCTTAAAACTTGTCAACAGTAAGACCACGTTTACTATAATAAAGAACcatatttcaatttagttttttttaaatagattttttattatttttttaaattaaaaataaatgtttcgACTAGAATTCATACGTTTTCACCAAATCCTTTTATCACAGCGAGTTGATGTGCCCAAGAAAAACAACCTTATTCTGGTGGcttcaaatgtcaaactgCCGGTGACATTTGATATGACCGATGCGTTCttgttgttgatgttgttttgaaGAATAATTCACTTTTTTACATAAGTTTTCACGTAGTCGTCATAGACATAAGATATACAACGATATGCAAATCCTACAGATATGTTTTGCATGATTGATACATGAATTAAGCTTACTAAACTGTGTACATATTCTACACGAAGTGTTGAAGCTTAATATCAGCAGTTTATATTAAAATAGCACCAGAAGataacattcattcatttcaaatacgtATATACAATGTATCCTGTTCAAGAATTTATATTGAAGTCTACACGTGTACAcggtattttgtttttgttttgttatttGTTGGGACTGCAAAACTCGGGGTATGTAAAACGATACCCCGGACCAGACGCGCGACAGATTTCGAAACTTTCGAAATTAGAGTGGATTATAAACGTGGACATGACTGTCCATCGTGAGACGAAGATACGAACATCAGACGATGTCTATAATGTAGCTTTTCTACACATAGAACAGACCGAAAAAATTCGCGTTGGGATCTTGAGAAACCATGGCTAAATTGGAAACATTTACGTATAACTCCTCACCGCTATTTAACTGAACGATGCCTCCTATGTAACTACTGTACTCTGATATTGTATTGGTACTGCTATATTGACAGTTAGACTGTCGTCTGTCCAACAGAAGCTCGGGATGATTACTCATCGGGTTAAATCGCCAGATTCCGTGGTTGATATAAGACGCAAACTGTCTATTCGGTCTGTGTTCGATGAATCTGATTTGACTGTACACGTAGTATTTTCCGTCTTTCGGTATTTGCAGCTTACCGGTGCCTTCCTTATAACTGATACTCCTACGGAATCCCAGACGTTCGTGTTGTGCCCAGTTCACCACGACTCCTGGCTCGTCCTTTGCTGAAAGTACAATCGTTAGAGCAAACTATAAACACCGATACCAACGAAGAGTTTTATCGTGTTTAATAATAATGTTTCGACAGGGATTTCGAATCTGATGGCTCTGCTGGACTTAGCCACGGCGAGGCAGTCTCGAtgctatcaggttcgaatctctCTCGAGGAACGGCGACTATGTTAACAGAGGCAATGGTACTCATGGATGGTGAGTGAATGTGATGAAAGTGGTCTGatgttaactctgagttaactctaactcgcaactgtggaacctgaTGTAagaaaccattttacagttactagccgccattttgatagGGTAATTTTGTCCTGTTATGTTGTGAGTCAACACGAATCAcaaatagtttttgaaaaagagaaacaaattttgggtcatttttttctctttttttaaaactatttGGGATGCGTGTTGACCCAGTAATACAGGACAAAAGCACCCTGGCAAAATGGTGGctagtaaataaaaaatgaaactaaCGTTCACTTCCAGCCGGGTATTTGTGGCCGACCATGTGAGCAGCGGGAACGTTTTCACGGACGCATTGAGTACCGGGCGGGGACGCTGAGAATCCACCAGTCGCGGACGAGGTCCCTTGGCATAAACTTCCTTTAGTGCGTTCAATCGCTAGTTGACGATCCAGAGCCTGAAACGTGTAacaaataaatagaaaaacatgaattaaatacatgaataaattgatataATAGAAATGTACTTAAAAAGGcatgaaaatcagttcactcagatgtgaattgaaaatatcaaaaatgaaattcatctctcaataataaaaataaaaaattaaaagccaCATGATCCCGAAACGTTGTATCGTTTATTtcctatttcattttttgacgTAGATTAATTTTCGTTTTCTTTTATAGttgtatagatttaaaagtGTCGATATTTTTTCGCAAATTTCATACGCAACATTCGTGAGAATACTATTTCAAAGCGCTGCGCAATCgatcattacaaaatattcgCAATCACGATGTCTTAAATTAAACCATGACGTTAAGTGAAATcggtttttattatttcaaatgatataGATTTATCTACTGTCCTCAAAAACCTATTGACATTGATTAGATATGCGGCAATTGACATTCTGCTACCCTGGATTTACAGCTCATATTGTTTCAGTATCATATATCTTGAACTGAATTGTCTGAATGTATATAGGTCGTTTGTTGTCGCATGACGAAAATAACTTTTTATGGACCTATTTATAATCAAATCCTTTTCACCATAATTCATTCTTTGAAAAACAAGATTTTTAAAGTCTGGAACAGTTCCTTTATATTTGATAACCGAAGTGTGGTCGTACTGGGCTGTGCTATTGATCAACTATGTCGTTAGTGCAAATCCCAGTTCTTTCATCACTcacaatatgtatatatgggCGTCTTTTTGATGGCGATCATTTGTAATGGCGACTGATTCGGGCCGTTTTGGCCTATAATATTTTTTGAGAACGGAATATGTGATATCAAGGTAAACcagaaagaaaaataatattagaaaaaacaacagattagaaaaataagatTCTGAATAGAAATAAAGTCTAGGACCTTCTAGACCCATATTCAGTGTTTCTTTTATCGTTCAATCAATTTTCGCCAATTTGAAAAGCCTCACATACAACAAGATATCAACAAAATCTCAATTCTCACCCTTCGTAGAATAATCATCAGGTGCTCGGCCGAGTCGGCGCAGCAAAGTTGTTTTCCGTTGAGATATTTCTTAGGTAACTTGTCGAGTTCTTTGTTTTCGATCGATGGTTGACTGGAAATGTTGACACAGGGAACGCAGAACTCCAGCGATCGGGAATCTTGTTTCAGCGCGGTGCTGGCTTGCGGCGCTGAAGGACCCGGTGGTTGTGGGTTAGTCGGTGGAGCGATGGTCTGCTGTCGGCGATTATTCTGAATTAACAGAATGGTGACGCCGAACGTGTTGTACAATATCAGAAATATCACCAACACGTAAACCAACGTTTTGATGACGGTACGCTGTATTTTCGATTCGACCTTGCTCCTAGGGACTGCGTCTTGTTCCATTAGAACGACAGTTGAAGGGCGTCGCGGAATTCGGTCCATCATTTGCGATGTAGATGACATCGAACCGTTGGATACGACGCTGTCCTTTCGGGTGTAATGTACGCTCGGTTCCTTttcgaaaactggcggcaatTCCGAACCAACGCTGTCTTTCCGCGCACATCTCAAACCTGGCTCTTTCTCATAAACCATATccataatcataatctttgGTTTTATAGATCAATGAACTATACTGAAAATGTTGTAGTAAAATCTGTCTTATTTGATCCATTAACAGAACACAGAACAGTGTTAAACAAAACACATTAATTAAATGGAAAACGAGAAACATCGAAAGTTGGACTTTGCCAATTATCATTTAGCAAACTTCCCGCTTGGGTTTAATTTCGAATTTAGTGTGTTCAGATTTACATGTTCAGATCGAATGTTGAGTGTCGTCAAGATCATGTCAATTTATGGCGACACAAATACAAACCGGGTTTTTAGAGCGCTGATAAAAGAAGACTTTCTTTGTCTATGCCAAAATCCCAGGCCACACATTAACGGGTTGTACTAGGTTAATTCTTAAACAAAGTATGTAGACTTTCCACTTTCGAGGAAATACCAACTAGGAAAAACCTACTTATAAAAACtgcattcattattttaaacTGCATTACTGCTCTATTGATACTGTATCGTCAGCCTGCGTGTCAGCGAAATATTCCGAATTTTGCATGTGTATGAAATAAGAGATCTTCAAAttgttgaagaaaaaaaagtaaAGAAATCAAACTGACGAAGGTCTTAAGAAAGACGTCGAATCCTCTGAtttaatttctgatgaataaattttgcTTTTAACGTTCTTAAATCTTTATGCCATGGGTTTTAATCTTATCAAGTTTCAACTATTTCGATTCGAaatattttgtagattttggTAGTCATTGAGTtggaaaatgaatatcatagTAAACTGTGTATAAGTTTGATGAAGATGGATGACTCGTAGGTGGTGGTAGGTTAGgatgagtaggcctactcatcTTTATACCGTTCACTCGGCGCTAACCGAATAAAACTGACTGCTAATGGggttgttattgttttttttttctgcacaCGCGAGCATTCATGTGCGCAGCGATGACACGAGAAAAATCCTAAACGTGATAAACATGACGAAATCGTTGATATAAAATACCACGCTTAGAATGAAAAAGAGCTTTGCTTCATTCAAAGTCATCTTCAAGAATAGTATTTCTGGAAGATTACTATTAGGATCAAGTGGAAACATCAAATAAACTACagttcaaggaaacatttcggactctaTTTTTCCATTCTTATTGTGGGATATTCTATAATCGTCACAACGCGGACTCAGAATGTTTCAATGACTGTGGGATGGAATTGTATTATCATTTTCTGAAATCTCCAGTGAATAAGatgaaaatggatttgttagaTTTTTGTCTCTCGCGGTCGCAGCcgtcatcgaattgatatctATCAACCTTCAACTTTAATTGGGTTGAATGTTGAATTCAGTCAGTTTGGTTACATGTACGTAATATGTTTATCTATGAATCGCTACATCAAGAGGTTACAATTATTTAACATATACTGAACAATCTATTTGAACAGTAAATCcgttaaattattttttagagGATTCCATCATAGCTAATTTCATTGCAACTGAATGTGTTAATCTTATCCGGTTCAAATTGTAGCAAAAAGCTTTGggataaatatataataaatatatttgaattcatttaaagAAATAGACTATAATTGATAACTTTGAGCTTGCAAAGCGTTCCTCTAAATGATCTTCTGCATCAGAATGGATATTTGCGAAGTTTCTGTTCAATGCCGTTCATTTTAAGAATCTGTTAGAAAAGGATATTTCGAACCGGCCGCGTTTCCTCGAGGGAAGCTTCTATTTCTGCGACATAAAAGAAACGTATCAATTCAAACAGAAACATTCgatctttttagatttctattGAAACTCATCGACGTTCGCGAAAAACCAATTGGATTTCGCCAACGCCAAACTGTGTCGACTTCCCCCGAGGATGTGTGTGCGTTTAACGTTGTTCTTTATCCACCGTGAGTCTAAACTATCATCGCACCATCTGAATTTATGTCTGATAACCACAATTCAAAGAAGGGAATAACCTCGGAATAATCATTCTTCGCGGGGaccggttgcatagtcgtgGCTTAGAAGTCTTATACCAAGTTAGTTCTAGAGcctatctaacaacttaagaccagtcttaagatttatgaacactattggacttaagtcacgaccgTGCAACAGGCCCCGGAGTTTTTCATCGACGCATTTCCGGATCCATCGTTTATTGCATCGTTTCGGAAGAACTGATCTGCTGCATGCAACCTATAGTATATATCAGTTACGAGAGCTCATTAACGACATTAAAGACTCAATTTCTGTTTAATCTTTATAATGAACaaattatcgaaaaaatgtttctttcAGAACAGAAAAAGATTCGATCAATACGAAAACATGCTTTTCAcactttcttttcattttctgtcGCGGATATATACTAAggattttttcttgttttgacGAAGTCTTTTATTGCGAACTTCTCGGTAATTCGTGACGCTCCAGGAAGAAAAGTGAATAAACGAAGACAACTTTTTGGAACCCTGGCGTAAGACTATTTTATTCAATCCGATCTTGGTCTCCGTCCAACTAAAACTGCGACATACCCGGTGCTAGACCAGTTTTGTTTTTACAGATCATACATAATACGCTTTTCAAATGCGACATGAAGTATTAGTGAAATATGAGGTATAGTGAAGTATCTTATACATTTTTAATCTATATGATTAGTTTTCGTTTTGAACTTGTTCATTTGATAAGATTATGAGTCCAAAGTT
This Tubulanus polymorphus chromosome 7, tnTubPoly1.2, whole genome shotgun sequence DNA region includes the following protein-coding sequences:
- the LOC141909347 gene encoding uncharacterized protein LOC141909347, translating into MIMDMVYEKEPGLRCARKDSVGSELPPVFEKEPSVHYTRKDSVVSNGSMSSTSQMMDRIPRRPSTVVLMEQDAVPRSKVESKIQRTVIKTLVYVLVIFLILYNTFGVTILLIQNNRRQQTIAPPTNPQPPGPSAPQASTALKQDSRSLEFCVPCVNISSQPSIENKELDKLPKKYLNGKQLCCADSAEHLMIILRRALDRQLAIERTKGSLCQGTSSATGGFSASPPGTQCVRENVPAAHMVGHKYPAGSEPKDEPGVVVNWAQHERLGFRRSISYKEGTGKLQIPKDGKYYVYSQIRFIEHRPNRQFASYINHGIWRFNPMSNHPELLLDRRQSNCQYSSTNTISEYSSYIGGIVQLNSGEELYVNVSNLAMVSQDPNANFFGLFYV